The Cryptomeria japonica unplaced genomic scaffold, Sugi_1.0 HiC_scaffold_899, whole genome shotgun sequence genome includes a window with the following:
- the LOC131872941 gene encoding expansin-B3-like has protein sequence MITRRVLLLGLTILVIYTTVSLAGSKDEQGWQPATATWYGPPEGDGSTGGACGFGDLVDKVPYKTKVSAGNLPVWKNGKGCGSCYKVKCSEDICSGEAVPLIITDECPGCSTDQVWFDLSGSAFGRMAVPGQADALRNKGKIKVLYERTKCMYPGWNLAFRVNEGSSEYYFSVLIMYEGGDGDVASVKLKQAGSSTWTEMQQSWGAIWSLTGVGPLKAPFSLSLTSLSTAKTVTAMDVIPSSWYPTATYTSSLQLFYFTSNETSF, from the exons ATGATTACAAGACGGGTTTTGTTGTTAGGACTAACCATTTTAGTAATATATACAACAGTAAGTTTGGCCGGCAGCAAGGATGAACAAGGATGGCAACCTGCTACGGCTACCTGGTATGGCCCTCCAGAAGGAGATGGAAGCACAG GTGGTGCATGTGGATTTGGTGATCTTGTGGATAAGGTACCATATAAAACGAAAGTGAGCGCAGGAAATCTCCCCGTGTGGAAAaatggaaaaggttgtggatcatGCTACAAG GTAAAATGTAGCGAGGACATATGCTCGGGAGAGGCAGTGCCATTGATAATAACGGATGAATGCCCAGGGTGCTCCACAGATCAAGTGTGGTTTGATCTCAGCGGATCAGCCTTTGGTCGTATGGCCGTGCCCGGCCAGGCTGACGCCCTTCGTAATAAGGGAAAGATCAAAGTGCTTTACGAAAG GACAAAATGCATGTATCCAGGGTGGAACTTGGCTTTCAGGGTAAACGAGGGATCCAGTGAGTATTATTTCTCCGTACTCATTATGTACGAAGGGGGTGATGGAGATGTGGCAAGCGTCAAACTAAAACAg GCTGGATCAAGCACTTGGACGGAAATGCAGCAGTCATGGGGAGCAATATGGTCCTTAACTGGAGTTGGTCCACTCAAGGCGCCATTCTCTTTGTCTTTAACATCACTCTCAACCGCAAAAACAGTGACTGCAATGGATGTCATACCCAGCAGTTGGTACCCAACTGCCACTTACACATCATCCCTCCAACTCTTTTACTTCACTTCTAATGAGACTTCATTTTGA